In Camelina sativa cultivar DH55 chromosome 17, Cs, whole genome shotgun sequence, the genomic stretch ttttatgggttaaaaaaaaaaaagggagctgtctttatttttatgtttatttttgaaGTGTGTTTTATACGTcaaatattcttctttcttttgcaaACCTTTCAATATCAtactatatactttttttttttgttttgttataaagaTTTATGTGTAGTAAGTATTTTTGATGATTCATCAGAGAGGTCTGTGTTTGCCATTAATCCGTTGATGAACGTAAATAAATCTGCTTCTGTCTGTTTCCCGTGAACGAATTGTGATCCATAGTCACATCCTTCATCATTTTTCAGACCTGTAATGAATTAAacgacaaaagaaaacataaaattgaaaaacgaaaaaaagataaataaaactCAAGTGGGATATTAGCTCAACTAATAATAAGAAGGTAcacctttcttttttctctaaagGATCCAAGTTTAAAATAcgtatttaataatatattttacgtAAGTTTTCTGAAATCAATTATTATTACTTTCACTGTGTCGATATGTGATTAGTCTTCTTGTCTGTCTGTGCTTTTAACAAGAGTCTTGTCAGAGAATTGGAATTGTCCCCATTGACCAGAAACTTATGTTTTGGCCGGCGTCGGAATATTCTTTCGCCGTGGAAAATTCGGAATAGCTCGCGGATTTGACCTTAATAAACATGTAGGAAGTGATGGGatcgttttcaaattttattatccTTAAGTCAATTAAATTACTTTATAACACTCTTTTAATATTGCAATCCAAAATAAACACTTTTTTACTTTTAGGAATAACCTAACGCAATAACTCGACCGGTAAGTAAAATAGTGCTGAAATGTTTGTTTGACTTTAAAGTTAGTCTAATTTCAACGTTAAAAtgtcaagaagaaaaatatttaggaaacttttggcggaaaaaaaaaagataaatcacTTTGttcaaataaaagattaaacatgtatatatatgccaAATATATTGATCGAGGTGAAGTTTTAAAAGATATCATGAAATATGCATTTGCGTTATAATAAAGGTTTAGTGGAACGCGAGAGTGCATGTGAAACGAATAATTGGTGCTACATAAAACCAAATAACCAATCATTGTGTTAGCCTTTGATTGGCGTATGGTTATGTAAGGATGATGATTAACAGAAACACTTGTCGCGGTTTGTTACTTGTTAGTGATTAAATAAAGGTATACTTGTGAGTAAagaatttaggaaaaaaaaagaaaagagaatgtcGTGGAATCTTTgcctgcctttttttttttcaatctccTATGATTTGTTCActtaatatctatatatttgaCGTCGATCGAGTATGTTACATACAACGACGTTCGGAAATTCTGAAAATGTGTTGGCACTAGTCACGATGCTGATATTATTAGACAAATACCATTCTTTCATTTTCGATAGTGAAACTTCGGAGATCTCTTGTGCGtaaagaaatagagaaaaaaacctTGGACGTCTTATGACTATATGATTTGATAAGGACAATGATACAACAACTACatgcatgtgtatatatattagattcCTTCTCTGTCTTTGTATTAAAACGTCAATTTTAGTTGATGTGGgtgaaataaaacaaacatttcatAATGACGATTTTTTATAATGTCTCGAGGATAATCATACTTTACGACCGAGCTTTTCTTTCGAAATACCAATCTCCAACTGCTACAGCAATCCCCTGTTTTCGTTTTTTCCAACAACAAGGCACAAGCATTATTTTTGTACTTTTGCTTTCAAATCAAAGCAGTAGTGTGtgatcaaaaaaaatatgagaatcatgatcatttttaaaattattagcgttttttttttggtttttctcacCTTAGCTTTACCCGGTCCAGAGTTTCCAGGAAACCAAGCAACTTGTCTCTCCGCTTGACAATGAGCCCATCCAGAGGTAATCAACACTCTGTTCTTGCTAAACGTCGCAAAGGTCTTTAACGCATTTAACATGCTTATCGTGAAACCTGAAACTCGGATATATTCCAAAGCAAGAAACAATATTGATGATCAGTTTCGTTAGATCAAAGAGTGGTAGGTTTCATGAAAACTTATATATGATCATTCTTACCTGCCAAGAATTTCTTCTGAGAGGGAGTGCACCTGAAGCTAAAGCTACAGTTATGCCAACTGCCACTCGGATCAGCAGATGGTGGAGCTAAGCTATTTCCAATCTACAAAGAAACAAGATAGTTCAAGACAAGCAAATTAAACTCCCATTTTCCATCATATACAAGAATCCAAAGATATGTATGGAATTATAAATAACCTGCCACGCATCAACACCGGAGTTGAGAATAAACAACGGGGTCTTGACTTGGTTGATTATGTATTGAGGGAAGAAACACTAAAGGATATTGCAAGTAAGTTACATAACTGAGGAAACATAGCAtcattataattaacataaacaCAATATCTATAAGCTCAGCAATGACTTTACCAAACTTGGATTGATATGGCTTGTACAGGTGCGAGGAAGCGTGTTTTGCAAACCctagaagttaaaaaaataacagttttGGATTAGCGTTCAACGATGTCTTTacatatatcatcaacatcaagaCATCCAAACGTTATACTCGTACCTGGGTGTTTACAACACCAGAATACATACGCCTTATAGAATGACCTCCAGCTACATCAACGCTATTCAGTTACAAACGTACAAGACATAATCAGTCACACAACCAATCAATATACTAAtttcatgaaaaacaaaaatacaactCACGCATCGAGGAAGAAGCCAGCATCGCTCATGCATTTTACTTTGGTGGTAGGAGGAAACAAGTCATTGAAATCATCGCATCGTAAAATAGCTGCAAGACCTCCAGCAGAACATCCGTTAAGCAAAGCCTTAAAACgtagtataaatattatattagttAACACAACTTAGGGTTAAAAACATAGTGataagtaaaatatatgaaatatataaatatacctgTTTTGCCTGTCGCATTCCCTTCGCCATCAAATCTTCCATGACAGCTAAAAATATACGCTTTCCTCTAAACTGAAGTTGCGCCGCCTAATTGTAAGCAAAACCATAGGAATCTAAAGATATTAGTGAAATATCTCAAagatcatgtatatatatgtttataaaaaattttaattagctaACCTTGTTTTCGCTATCACCGCCAAAGGATGCGCCATCACAATACCGGACTTTTACTTTGTTCCAGTTGTAGAAATCTGCAACATTGATTTGTAACAAAAATACTCATTAACGATTTCACCaacatatattacatttttgttaTACAATGGATCGATCTTGAGAAAAACCTGGATTCTCAGCGGCTTTGTTGCTTAGTAATCCTGTAAACGCCAACTCTTTCTCCATTAAGGTAGACGATCCATAGCCACTATGCTTACGGTTCTGACAATCTTTTATGCTGGTGCACCACGCACCTCCCTTTCAACCAAATTATACCCTTATTTACGATTATGGGTATACGTAACTCTATacaaaaagttcaaaaagaGCTCTAGCCTATATCTTAAGTAAGAACCTGTAACTGAATGATCCAATTGTTTGCTCCTGAACCATAACCTCGATACAAATGATATCCAGGCACTGACCCATCCAGACACACTGCCACAAATAAGAATGTATCCTTGTGTCATGAAAATGTCAATCAAGAACTttataatgataatatatatatctaaatttcGTTTGCATGTTATATATACTTTCCCctaaacatattacaaaaaaaatcaacggtTCAATTTAAACATtcgaaatcaaaataaaatctgaattgAAATGATGGGAAGAAGATATATAGTTACCCGCTCCTTTAGCAGCATCGGCTTGGACAAGAGTGAGTCCTACCATCAGAACATTAGCATTTGTTCCATTGAAATCGTTTAACATTCCTATTTCATCAAAACCCGTTTCCCCATTTGCAAGAATGTTGAAGAGAATGAGTACTCCTGCGAGACTCCAACCCCACAAAAACGTTTTCATTGTTTTCCTCTCAATGAATTTGAACGAAATGAATATGAATGAAAGTGGTCAGTACTACAAGCTGAGAAGAAAGCATCGACCCTGgtctttttatataaacagGTTTTTGTTATGGAAACAAAATTACAATGAAGACCAGAATGTGAGAGAGATAATTTGCATTAAACTACCAGTCATTGGAGAGATTTTATtagaatattttgtttctttaattagatTTCGTAAATCATAATCTTGCCATtcggttgttcaaaaaaaaaaaaatcttgccaTTCAGATACTAAAGGATATGACTGACAGATTGCATAAATCTAAGCTTGATATGTATACCCAAAACCTCCTTCTTGACACCACAGTTTGTTGACCTCATTTGATCATTAGGATTTGttaactttattattttattataatctcTTTGTAAATTTACACCATTATTCCTTTAATATTCAGACATACTGTATTTGTAGATTTCATTAGATATTTCCATATTTCTTTCCACAAATActttatttgatcaaataatcGAAAATTAGAATTCcatgccaattttttttttttttgtagatgaatACAatatacaaagaagaaaacaaatgtaaaataattgtctttaaatcatttttttctatttcgtTGGGTCATTAAATTATGTTGGGAGTTGGGACTGATTTATGCGAAATTTCAAATCAaacctttctctttctttctttcttttttctaacaATCAACCCTTTTCTAGTTTGGTCACACAAAAATACGGagaaaaactttaaacaatCTTTTCGCTAATAAAATGCAACCAATTCATTctacttaaatattttctcatgttattattattgtttttaaaaaaaataaattattttctatctaaaattttcaagtttGGCTCCGCCGTAATAAAAAACGGCGCCGTGTAGCGCCAACgaccaaataaaaaagaaagaaacgattATGATGTGGCCTCTCTTCAATGCATAACGCGTCATCTTAGATGAGGGCTTTAAATACCAAAAAgcccaaactaaaaaaaattatcgataCACCTAACCCAAACCCATTAAAGACGACGCCTAGCTTCTCTCACGCGCTTCACAACGCTCGTGAAAAGAAATTAACCCCTTTAAACACGGTCGTTGCAAAGAAACGGTGAGGCTGTTTGATTTGATAACTGATACTGTATGATACTCCCACCACGCCACGATGATCAAAATAGGATGCTATACAAGTTTGAAAAGCCAAACAAAATCGAAGCACACTTTTGTAAACTTATCTTTAAATATAGTAGACAGATTAAGACAAACAGTTATTACCTTACCTGATAcacattattttattacatattaGGTAATCATAATTCAATTCTTATATGCCGTGTAACCAATGTGTGAAGCCCTGATCCATCCGTTTAGTATACGTTGACCTTTGAcgtttgtgtatatattttttgacagaggaggagaaagagaagagtggcATGTTCCTTGCCTCAACGAGAAAAGTCATACTCTCTTCAattctcttttcctcttcttcctttataaacaataattctCAACTTGTTACACagccccaccaccaccaccaaacaatggcttcttcatcaccaactcaaactctcctcctcctcctcatcggtCTCACCGTCTTCATCTTCGCTTCCGCAGATCCGGACATGCTTCAAGATCTCTGCGTCGCTGATCTCTCCTCcggtatatatattctttaatatataaaaaaaaaaaatctctgttttgttctctGTTCCACTtaaagcttcaatttttatGCTCTGTTTGTAGGAATCAAGATCAATGGCTTTCCTTGTAAAGACGCAGCTGCAGTAACACCAGCCGATTTCTTCTCACAAGGAATAGCTAATCCAGGTCTCACAAACAACACATTCGGTGCCTTGGTCACTGGAGCTAACGTTATGACAATCCCTGGACTCAACACACTCGGTGTCTCTCTCGCTCGTATCGACTACGCACCTGGTGGTTTAAACCCACCTCACACCCACCCACGTGCCACTGAAGTCGTCTTTGTCCTCGAAGGTTCACTCGAAGTTGGGTTCCTCACTACTGCCAATAAGCTCATCTCTCAAACTATCAAGAAAGGAGATGTCTTTGCTTTCCCTAAAGGACTTGTCCATTTCCAGAAGAACAATGGTCGTGTTCCTGCCTCTGTTCTTTCAGCTTTCAATAGTCAGCTTCCTGGTACTCAGTCTCTTGGTGCTACTTTGTTTGGTTCCACTCCTCCTGTTCCTGACAACATCTTGGCTCAAGCCTTCCAGACATCTTCTGGAACTGTCAAACACATCAAATCCAAGTTCCAACCCAAGAAATGATCTCTCTATATTCATTTTTTCGGTTCTGTTTGGTAAAggaaagatctttttttttctcctttgatTTGTCTTatgtaataaaaacaataactgATGATCTTTCATTGTCCATTTTGAGCTCCATTGTCTCATGTATCATTGTTATCTTCTGTATAATccaattttgtttggttgtgttcTAAAGTTGACTAAAAACAGGTAAGAAGTCGAGGTTGATCTAATCTAAAAGCTTTCAAATTAGATATGGGAACAGGTAAGCTACCTTGATATAAAATAATCTACTTGAGAGACTCTTACGTATGGGCTTAATATAAaactgattaattaattaataagatcATACTTGCCCATGTGCTTCTTTGTTCAAACTAAGTGTACTCCATATGGCCAGCTAATTAGATCCCTGTAGTAGTTTAGAAGTCTGACCTCTTCTTCATGCAGTTAAGCTAAAGCTAAGTTTTTGAAACCAAGAATTCATGCAACATAGTCAAGGTTCATACATTACCTCTAAACTCTGGCTTCATGTACTAACCACAAGGCATAGACTCTAGCTGCAGCTATTCAGCGAATTAAGCATATCCTCTCTATCATCAAAAAGAAGTTAGTAAGATCTGAATGCAACTTTAGAAGGAGGTAATTGTGACTTTGTCAGACTGAGTATTTGTTTGAGACAGTGAATTAACTTATTTCTCTCATACATCAGCTTTTGAATGATACATCATGAAACCAAAACACTCGAGAGGAGATAGATATGCATCCATATATTACAGCTTCAGAGAAGAGTTCACAGAAGATGTAAAATGGATGGATATATCATCgttattgaaatttgaaaccGAAAACAGAAAAGCGATAAAGAAAggagcaaacaaagaaaatccaGTGACTATTGATTGACCCCCTTCTCTTTTGGGGACTACTTGTTTGCTGCAGCGAGTTCTGCAGAGATAATGAAACTTGATTTCCCAGCTTGTCTCAAGTACTGAACATCTCCATTCATCAGCTTCACCAGTTTCCGGCTAACCATCAAGCTCAATCCTTCTTCTGACACATCTTCCTCAGTTCCAAACATTTGGTTTAGTAAAAACTCGGGTATCCCAGCTCCCGTATGCGTTAACCTGTTTTCATCAACCCAATATCCTCAAtgcacttttgtttttttaacaacatactCTGCATTATGATTAAGAATATTTTACCTGATCTCTAAATAAGCAAGATGCACAGAACGCCCAAGCTGATCCTTCCTTAAGGAAGCTGTAACAGTTAGCTGACCTCCGGATGGTGTAAAGTTAATAGACATCAACATGAAATCTGCCAAGACTTGTTGAAGCCTAATACTGTCT encodes the following:
- the LOC104755151 gene encoding germin-like protein subfamily 2 member 1, which codes for MFLASTRKVILSSILFSSSSFINNNSQLVTQPHHHHQTMASSSPTQTLLLLLIGLTVFIFASADPDMLQDLCVADLSSGIKINGFPCKDAAAVTPADFFSQGIANPGLTNNTFGALVTGANVMTIPGLNTLGVSLARIDYAPGGLNPPHTHPRATEVVFVLEGSLEVGFLTTANKLISQTIKKGDVFAFPKGLVHFQKNNGRVPASVLSAFNSQLPGTQSLGATLFGSTPPVPDNILAQAFQTSSGTVKHIKSKFQPKK
- the LOC104755150 gene encoding pectin acetylesterase 1; amino-acid sequence: MKTFLWGWSLAGVLILFNILANGETGFDEIGMLNDFNGTNANVLMVGLTLVQADAAKGAVCLDGSVPGYHLYRGYGSGANNWIIQLQGGAWCTSIKDCQNRKHSGYGSSTLMEKELAFTGLLSNKAAENPDFYNWNKVKVRYCDGASFGGDSENKAAQLQFRGKRIFLAVMEDLMAKGMRQAKQALLNGCSAGGLAAILRCDDFNDLFPPTTKVKCMSDAGFFLDAVDVAGGHSIRRMYSGVVNTQGLQNTLPRTCTSHINPSLCFFPQYIINQVKTPLFILNSGVDAWQIGNSLAPPSADPSGSWHNCSFSFRCTPSQKKFLAGFTISMLNALKTFATFSKNRVLITSGWAHCQAERQVAWFPGNSGPGKAKGIAVAVGDWYFERKARS